ATCGAATGTACCTTCTTTGGCGGTAATAAGATACCACTTACCCTCTACATACATTGAAAAGTCATGTTTCTTATTTGGTTTTATTATTTCTTCACTCGGTTCGCTTACTTCAAATTTTTCTTTTACTTTACTAAAGAATTCATCTTTATCAAGTCCGTTTAAACTTTTTACCACTCTGTTATAATCCATTATAGCAAGCTCATCGCTGTCAAACACTACTGATAATATATAGTTATATTCTCTGTCGACATCATCCCCCGCTTCTTCTCTGAGCCTCTTACCCACTTCGTAAGACGAAGCTGTCCTGTGATGACCATCCGCAATATATAGGTAATCTATATTATTGTAATATTCTCTTACTTTTTCAACGTCTTCTTCTTTATCGACTACCCATAATATATGGCTTATACCATCGTCGGAAACAAAATCGTATACCGGTTTATTGTTTTTTGTAAAATCTTCTATAAAGTTATGTACATTTTCATTGTGTCTGTGAGCGAAAAACACAGGTTCTGTATGAGCCGAACATGCAAGAAAGTTATTTATCCTGTCCACTTCCTTTTCAGGTCTCGTAAACTCATGTTTCTTGATTATCCCCTGCTCGTATTCGAATGTGGAACAGCATCCGCAGATACCTGTCTGCACTCTGCCGTCCATGATCTGTCTATATATGTAGTAAACTTCTTTGTCTTCTTTTTTTAAATAACCTTTATCCAAGAATTTATCGAAGTTTTCTCTTGCTTTTTCATATACTTTTTCATCATGAATATCTACACTGTCGTCTAGATCTATATCGGAGCGTACAATATGTAAAAAGGACTTTTCATTTTTGCCCATTTCCCTTGCTTCATCCCTGTTCATTACATCATAAGGTAAACAGGATACATCTTCTACATATTTTTCATCGGGTCTTATACCCTTAAATGGTTTTAATACTGCCATAAACTCCTCCTAAAATTTTTATTAAACTAAATGATATCATCACTTACACCTAACTTCAAGAATTTTGAGAAAATTTTCATAAAAAGTTGATAAATTTGCAAATAAATTACAATAACCAATATATTAAACAGTCTAAGCCAAACAAAAAGGAGCCATTTTTATCAGCTCCTTTTTTATATTTAATTAAAAATATATAATCAAATTATTCTAAGTTGAGTCTGTTTTCCATCATATACTTGGTTATGAAGAAATATGCTGCGTTTAATATCAGTATATATAATATAACCCCGATGAATAATAAATGGAAAGCGGCTGCATTACTTAAAGTACTCATCATCGCTTTTAAAGGATTGGATAACACCATTCCGGCAACAGTGGTTATTACAGTTAAAATCAATGATAATACCATATATGCTCCGAATGAGCATAAAATCTTATTCTTTTTAGCCGAAAATCCTATTGCCATGGATGCATATACGTTAAGTATCTTTGATGAACATCCAAGTATTATAATTATGATTACGTATATAATTGCAATAAATGCAAGTCCGCCTTCTTCGGTAAATATAGCATTAATTACTTCTTTGAAAGAAGTCCAGTCTATATCCGTAATATTCAAAGCACCCGAAACCATCAAAATGACAAATATAGAGAACATTACGACTATCCCCGTTACAACTATCCAAAATGTACCTATTATTATTTTACTTAAAATTTCTTTTGATATCGTTACAGGTAATGTATGAGTCAAATATCCTTCGTTTGATAAGTCTGATTTATAAAATCTAAAGAGTGCAAGTAACCCCGATATTATAAATATACCTATAATACCCAATACATAAGCAGTCATCCCAACGCCTCCGAAGAGATTGACAAATATATTGTTTTTACTTATATGAGGTTCTATAACTCCAAAGAAAACTCCGTTAAATATTGATATAAGAAAAAGTACAATAATTGCAGGAAGCATTATTCTCTTTGTAGCTTTAAATTCGTATTTCATTAATTTCCTTAACATCTGAATTCCTCCCTAAATAAATTGTCTATAGACATTCCTTTTTCTTCCCTTATTTCATCTGCGTCACCATTTAATACCACCTGACCGTTTTTCAGAAAAATGACTTCATCGAGTACCTTTTCTATATCGGAAATCAAATGAGTGGAAATGATTACCGTTGAATCTTCGGAGTAATTATTTATAATGGTGTTTAAAATATAGTCTCTGCTTGCGGGGTCGACTCCGCCGATAGGTTCGTCTAAAAGATAAACTCTGGCTTCTCTGCTCATAGAGTTTATCCGTAGGATTTATTTTAAGACTTTCAAGCATTTTGTAAGCTTTCTTTTTATTGAAATCCTTATAAAAATCTTCAAAAAAATCCATCAGCTCATCTACCCTCATCCATTCATTCAAATAGCTTTTATCGGGAAGATAAGACACAATTTCTTTTGTTTCTATCCCCGGACTCATTCCGTCGATCGTGATTTCTCCCCCGGAAGGAACGAGAAGTTTATTCATTAACTTGATAAGTGTAGTCTTGCCGCTGCCGTTAGGACCGAGTAGCCCCACTATTTTACCCTTTGGAATACTTAAAGTAACATTATTCAGAGCAAGTATTTCATTGTATTCCTTAAATAAGTTTTTAATTTCAATTAAATTACTCATCTTTTTTTCCTCCCACAGCCTCTTTTATTACAGATATAATATCTTCATCATTAAAACCAATCTCTCTCATCTTAAGCAAAAAATCATCTACATATTCCCTGGCTAACAATTTCCTTCTCTCCTTAATTACATTTTCGTCTTCCGTCACAAATCTTCCGCTGGTCCTTGAAGAAAAAACTATGTTGTTTTTTTCAAGTTCGCTGAAAGCTTTTTGAACGGTATTTGGATTTACATTTGCAATACTTGCAAATTCTCTGACCGACGCTAGTTTGTCAGCTGCTTTGTATTTTCCTTTTAGTATATCTCTTTCTATATATGAAGCTAATTGCAGATATATAGGTCTGTCACTTTTAAATTCCCATCCCATATTCGTCCGTCCTTTCTTGTATTATTGTATTAATTAACTAATACAATAATACAACCTTATTTCAATATTGTCAATACCTTTAATAAAAATATTTAAATTTAAAGATGAATAATAATTTATGATGAAAATATAATGAAATTAAGAAATAATATATTTAAATAATTACATAAATATGGTAAAATGATTTGAATATAAAAAGGAAGTATAGATAATGAAAAGAAATAAAAAAATCACTTTGATATCAATTATTTTAATGACTTTATTAATAATACCTTCAATTACTTTCGCTAAAACGGATATGACAGACGAAGAAACCTCGAGAGAAGTCGGCGACAGTATAACCAACGTAACACAAGGCAAAGAAAACGGATATACATATAGGATAAGAAACAAAAAAGCTTATATAATATCATATGACACAACAGAGGAAAGTATCAAAAGCCTTGTTATTCCTGATAAGATAAAAAATTGTCCTGTCGTAAGTATACAAGATGAAGCCTTTAAAAACATACCTGCAAAAAGTATCGTAATCCCTAAATCAGTGGAAACAATAGGAGATTTTGCTTTTTACAACTGCAGTAATCTTGAGGAACTTACCATTAAAGGAAGTAAAAAAATCAACAGCTATGCTTTTGCAAACTGTTTAAATTTAAATAATGTTATTATTGAAGAAGGTACCGCCAAAATCGAAGAAAGTGCATTTTTAAACAGCGGGATGAAGACAATTTCGCTTCCTTCTACCCTTAAAGAAATCGGGAACAATGTTTTTACCAACTGTTCAAATCTTACGGATTTTACAGTAGCTCAAAACAATAAAACGTTCATAAGCATTGACGGTGTATTGTACAGTAAGGATAAAAAAACTTTAATTGCTTATCCGACCGATAAAGATTTAAATAGCTATACAGTAAATGCTGATACTAAAACAATCAGTAATTCTGCATTTTATGGTAACAAACAGCTTGAAACAATAATTTTACCTAAAAAGCTTAAAACTATAGGTTCTTTGGCATTTTATAATACAAGAAGTTTAAAAAGTATAGAAATACCTAAAAATGTATCATCCGTAGCAAGCGAAGCTTTCTACGGCAGCGTAAGCTTATCAAATGTTACACTAAAAGGAACAAAAACCATAAGCAAAAATGCTTTTGCGGAATGTGAAAGTTTAACTGATGTAAAATTATCTGACAGCTTAACGGAGATAAAAGCAAATGCTTTCGAAAATTGTACTATTCTTAAAAACATTGACCTTCCGGACTCTATTGAAATTATGGGAGCTTCAGTATTCAGAGGCTGTATAAGCTTAAATAAAGTAACTATACCTAAAAGTGTAAATTATATCAGAGACTATGCTTTTGCGGACTGTACGGGACTTACAGAAGTTGATTTAAGTACGGGAGTAACTAAAATAAACAAAAAAGCATTCAGCAACTGTCCTAAACTTACGAAATTCATCGCACCGTCATATAATTTGGGTTTCATAGGAAAGACAGTTTTTGATGACAGCAAAAATGTAGTTATATATGCGCCGTATAATTCTTATGCATTAAAATATGCGGAGGAAAATAAAATAAAAACTGAAAATATTGATGCAGAATATTAAATAAAAAAGGAAGATAAAATCTTCCTTTTTTATTACATTTCGTCAAATCCGAATAATCTTGCTTGACCTTTAGGTTTTGCACATCCGATATCGCAGTACATTTCAAGAACTGCCTGATATACCGGAGTATTATCAACTCTATGCAAGATACCTCCGTCTTTTTGCATCCAGTCAAAATCATCTAATTGGAAAAGAGAGAAGTCTTTGGTTGAAATAAAGTCCATTGTCCCCTCTTTCAGATATCTTTCTTTAAAAATCGGGATACCTGCGAAAGACATCGTCTTATAACCGCCCTTTATATCGGTATATTCGATATTTCTTTTATAAGACTGATACAGGTTTTGAAATGCTCTGGCACCGCCGTATGTGGTATGGATATAATCTATTGTAGAACCCATTTGCTCTTCACATAAATCAATTGCATACTGCATATCCATTTCCGTTAACGGATGAGCACCGTCTGCTTCTTCCGCCGCGATTTTATTTGCGTTAAACCATGAATTTGCGGACCTGTCTATTCCGTAAAGATTGGAGCTGTTAAATACAGCGTCGATACCCGTAAGTTCCATATCTTTGTTTCCAGTAAAGACGATATAATCCGCAGAAACGGTTCCCGATGCATTAGACTCAACAGTCAAATCGGAAGGTAGATTCAGGATAATCGTATTAGCTTTATAATCTACGTCTTTTATTTCCAATGCTTCCATATCCGCAAATCCTTTATTTTCGCTGCTATCGATTATATCTATGAACTGACCGGGATAAAAATATTTGCTGTTTTCGACATTTACGGTCGCTTCCCCGCTTTTATACACCCATGTACTGTCATTCTTCTTTATACATGTAACCTTACCTGAGCCGTCGGATAAATACTGTCTTCTGATATTATCCTTTGCATCGGTAAGTAAATCCTGCATTTGAGCGGTAAGCATATTTGCAAAACTTCCTTTATCTGTCCTTGAAGCTTTGATGAGTTTAGACGAAATACTTAAAACCGCAAACAGGTTTTTTGTTTCCCAAGTAGCCTGTACATATTTTCTTGCATTTGCAGTAGGTAAAAGGCCGTCTTCGCTTCTGTTGCCTATACCGCCGTGTCTGCCGTACTGAAGGGCCATTTTGATATTTCCGCCTTCAACATCTTCGCTGTTACGGGTAATCATTGCAAAAAACGGTCCCGAGTCTTCATTCAAAGACGCTCTTACAGGGGATAAAAAATAAGATTTAAGTGCCTGATCGGCACTCTTAGTTGTTGTAACTGACATATAATCACACTCCTTTTATATTTATTCAAGGGATTTTAAAAATAATTTTGCTGCGTCGGCAAAGTTTTTCGGTTCTTCCTTTTTTGTATAAGATGTATAACCGTCTTCGTCTTTAAAAACGAGAGGCATTTTCATTTCATCCAAGTCTTTAAGATAGTTTTCTATAACCACATTCTTTACCGTTTCATTCTGTGCAATCTTATCTATATTCTTTTCGATATAATCTTCTATATCCGGAAGTTCTTCCACAGAATACTTACACATGTTATACGCCGCAATCAAACCGTCATATCCGCTTTCATACAAGTACTTAACCTTTTCGCCGTCAATATTTATGACTTCGGTATCGATTTTCTTTAAAATGCTGTTTTCCAGACTTTTAAAATCCTCATATTTTTCTCTTAGTTTTATAATATTCTCTTTAAATATATAACCCTTTTCAATTTCGGATTTTTCTTTGGTAAGCTTATTATTTTCTTCTTCAAGCTCTCTTATCCTGAATTTCAAACTCATGACTTCGGGACTTTCCTTAGATGAATAATCACTGTCTTCATTGATTTGCTGTCCTTCTTCACTATATTCTTCCAAAGATTTTTTAACTTTTGTACTGTCTATATTTTTTTTATTATTTTTCATATTTTCATCTTTGGTATTTTCTTTTGAAGGATCAACATCATCCGGCTTTTTATCATCCTCTTTTTTATTTTTTTCATTTTGAAAATCCTTAATGTTTTTTTGATTTATGGGATTTTTGATTTTTTTCTTATCATCTGCAAACAGCTGCATATTTTGAGTATTATATTTAATCATTTCTCCACCTCCTCTCAGTTAAATACTTCTATCTAAATATAATCAAAAATAAAAAAATAAAATCAGTATTAAATTGTTACAATTGTGAAGAAGTGATAAAAAATTGATTAGAAATGAATTAAACTTGTATTTTACAAGTTTACATGAATTTATTATTGTGATATATTTATATTAAACTAATTATGTGGGATATATAATAAATTTAATTTACTAGGGGGATAGTAGGATGAAGTATATCGTTGAAAGAGATTTATTTATGAGCAAGCTGCAAAATTACCTTAATGAGATGGACGAAAAAGGATATGATCTTGTGGATGTTTTTGTATCCGAACAGGATATAAAAGACGGCAAAGAGAACAAATATCAAAGAGCCAGCAAAGTCACAGTGATAATGAGTAAATAAATTGTACCAATATGTAGAAAAATTCAAAAAAGATTTGACTATATATGCTAAAATAGAGTATTATTAGACCGAAGATAAATCAGAAAAATCAAAATGATTTTTTTGAATTTATTTTTGGTTTTATTTAATTATTTGAATAAAATTTATATAAAAATATTTATATGGAGGAAATATAATGTTTAAACAATGGGATGGATTTAAAGAAGGTTTATGGAATGATAACATCAACGTTGACGATTTTATCCAGATAAACTATACCCCATATGACGGAGACGAAAGTTTTCTTGCAGGACCTACAAAAAGGACCACAGAATGCAACGAAAGAGTTAAAGAACTTTTAGTCGAAGAAAGAAAAAATGGCGGTACTTTAAAAGTCGATGCATCTAAGATCATGAGAATAAATGCTTTTGATCCCGGATATATAATAGAAGGAAAAGATATAATAGTAGGTCTTCAAACAGACGAACCTTTAAAAAGAGGTATTTGTCCGTTCGGAGGAATAAGAATGGTCAAATCGGAACTTAAAGAATACGGTGCCGAATTACCTAAAGAAATAGATGATATGTTCAATTATATCACTACACATAACGACGGAGTATTCAAAGCTTACTCTCCGGATATCAAAAAAGCCCGTCATTTGGGTTACTTAACAGGTCTTCCCGACGCTTACGGAAGAGGAAGGATCATCGGTGACTACAGAAGATGTGCACTTTACGGTATAGACAGACTGATCGAAGAAAAGAAAAAAGACCACGACGAAGTTTCTTCAAGATCTGTAATGCTTGAAGAAAACATAAGAGTTGCGGAAGAAATTTCACACGAAATAGACGCTTTAAAAGAAATCAAAAAAATGGCAGAAAAATACGGTTATGATATATCCAAGCCTGCCAAAGATTTTAAAGAAGCCGTTCAGTGGACATACTTTGCTTACCTTGCGGGTATCAAAGAAGAAAACGGAGCTGCGATGTCAATCGGAAGGATATCAACTTTCCTTGATATCTACGCCGAAAGAGATTTAGAAAAAGGAAACTACACCGAAGAACAAATCCAGGAAATCATGGATGACTTCATTTTAAAATTAAGAGTTGCAAGACATCTTAGAACAAACGAATACAACGAACTCTTCGGAGGAGACCCAATGTGGATAACGGAAGGTATCGCTGGGGTCGGAGAAGACGGAAGACACAGAGTAACAAAGAACTCTTACAGGATTTTAAATACTCTATATAACCTAGGTGCCGCACCTGAACCGAACTTAACTGTTCTATGGTCTAAAAACCTTCCTGAACCGTTCAAGAAATTCTGTGCACAGGTTTCAATTGATACTGACTCTATTCAATACGAAAACGATGATGTAATGAGACCTCACTGCGGAGATGACTACTCTATCGCATGCTGTGTATCAGCTATTCAAATGGGTCAGCAGATACAGTTCTTCGGAGCAAGATGTAACCTCGCAAAAATCCTTTTACTTTCTCTAAACGGAGGTAAGGAAGAAAGAAGCGGAGACAGCATGGGTCCTCAAATGGAACCTGTTGGAGACGGTCCTATAGACTTCGACGATGCATGGAAGAGATATATGGAATATATAGAATATTTCATGGGACTATATGTAAATACAATGAATATAATCCATTACATGCACGATAAATACGACTTTGAAAAGAGTCAAATGGCATTCCTTGACTCCGAAGTTAAAAGACTTATCGCATTCGGCGTTGCGGGATTATCCGTTGCAACAGATTCATTATCAGCAATCAAATATGCAAAAGTAACTCCTATAAGAGATGAAAACGGATTGATAGTTGATTATAAAACAGAAGGCGACTTCCCTAAATACGGAAATGACGATGACAGAGTAGATGAAATCGCAGTTAAAATAACAGAAAAAGTTATAGAAGAGTTGAGAAAACACCCTTCATACAGAAATGCGGTCCATACTTTATCTATACTTACAATCACTTCAAACGTAATGTATGGTAAGAAGACGGGAAACACTCCTGACGGAAGAAGAGCGGGAACACCGTTCGCACCGGGAGCTAACCCAATGCACTGCAGAGATAACACGGGAGCGATAGCTTCACTTAACTCAGTATCAAAAATCAAATGGGATACATGTCAGGACGGTATTTCAAATACCTTCAGTATTACTCCAGATTCACTGGGTAAAGATAAAAAATCAAGAAATGAAACATTGGTTAAATTACTAAGCGGATATTTCAACCAGGGAGCACATCACTTAAACGTAAATGTTCTAAATAAAGAACTGTTGATGGACGCTTACGAAAACCCTGACAAATACCCAAGCTTAACGGTCAGAGTTTCGGGATATGCGGTAAGATTCAACGCACTATCAAAAGCTCACCAAAAAGAAGTTATAGAAAGAACTTTCCACGAAAGTTTATAATTTAAATTGAGTGATACCGGTCTTATGTCCGGTATCATTTCTTAATTGAGAAAGTTTATAAGAGGGTAAAAAAATGGTCAAAGGCAGATTACATTCCATAGAAACATTCGGAGCAGTTGACGGTCCGGGTATAAGGACGGTTTTTTTCTTGCAGGGGTGTCCCGCAAGATGTCTTTACTGTCACAATCCCGACAGCTGGAAAATAGGTGCGGGAAGTGAAGTGGAAGCCGAAGATTTGGTAAAGAGAGCCAAAAGAGGCATCCCCTACTACGGAGATGACGGCGGAGTGACATTCTCGGGAGGAGAACCTTTACTTCAAGGCGAATTCCTTATTGAAGCCATAAAAGCGCTTAAAAAGGAAAATATAAACTGTGCCATAGATATAAGCGGTACATACTACGATGAATTTTCACACGAAGCTATAAATCAGGCGGATTTGATACTTCTGGATATAAAACATACAAATCCAAGGGAATTTACCAAAATAACAAGCAGAAACCAGGAAACGCTGTTTAAAATAATAAAAGATATAAATGAACTTGATAAAAAAGTATGGATAAGGCAAGTTATAATACCTAGTATCAACGACACAGAAGAATACATCGAGAGTTTAAATGAATTTATAAAACAAATAGGAAATGTAGAAAAAGTGGAACTTCTCGGATATCACAATATGGCTATAAGTAAATACGAAAAACTTGGAATGGACTATAGGTTAAAAGACGTAAAACCTATGGATAAAGATAAACTGGAAAAACTGAATAGTTTGATAAAATATTAAATAAAAAAAGCTTTCATATTGAAAGCTTTTTATTTTTTATAAGTTAGCTTGAATAATCAAGTATATTCTTTCTTGCTTTTACGAGTTCGATTTGATTTTCAAGGAGTTTATTTTGAAGTTCGCTTATGGATCTTCTGTTAAGTTCAATTTCACTTCTCATAGATGTGAATTTTTCCTTATACTCTTCAAGTAAATCTTTTAGTTCTTCATTCTCGATTTCAAGTTTTTCATACTTATACTGCATGGAAAGTCTTTTAGCTTCGTTTGCTTCGGCTTCTTCCAAAGCAGACATCAACTTTTCCTTATAATCCGTAAGTATTTCATACTCTTCCTTATCTTTTCTAAGGTCTTCGACTTCATCTTTTAAGGAGAATAATTCTTCGCATAAGTTAAGTGAAGATAACACTGCAGCCGTATAAGGATTCATATAAGGATTGTTTTTCTTTACTTCCTTAATGAGTTCATCCACAAAGCCCGCAACTTTCTTTAAGCTGTCTTCATCATTATCGGTTATTATAGTGTAATTAGTACCCAGAATATTAACAACGACTCTATTCTTTGGTGTGTTTTTTTCTTCCATATCTATCACCCATTCACTTTACAAAAATATATAAATTTATCAAAATACAATATATAAATATATAATACCACAAAGTTTACTATAAAAAAAAGAAAAAATTAGAAAATCATATAATTTTTTCTCTTTTTATCGTAAATACTACATTTTATAAATATTAATTTCGTATTATATGTACTATTATGCTAGTTAATGTAATATTTTTAGCATATTTAATTTAAATTTTATTTGCTAAAGCCAAGAGAAAAATAATACAAATAATCATAAAATATATTATTTATTTTCCGGACTCATAACAGGAAATTTTTTATATAAATAATCATCGTTATATGTCTTATCCATCCATTCTCCGATAAATGTTTTGGCAGGAATATTTTTCTGCCTTAAAGCCATTCTTCCGAGAGCGGTATATGTCAGTATCATATTTATCACAATAAATATTACTACAGCTATAAAAATAGGATGTCCTATTTTATAAGGGGTTTTTTGAAGCAACTTTGATACAAAAGGATAAACTATCTTTATAAGGACTGTACCGCCTATCCCCTAGCCTATCATGTAAGGAATGGTGGTTCTTCCGCATATGTTAAGAAATCTGCCAGTATAATCCCAGAATTCAACGCCGAAGACAACATCGGCTATCCAGCTTGTAGCAAATTCCGTAACCCCTCCAATGATAGAAGCGTATAATAAAGTCTTCCAAACATTTCTTTTATCATTATTTTTACCGAGAAAAATAACAAAAATAGCTACGCCTATTCCATATATGGGACTGAAAGGTCCATAGAGCAGACCCTGCCTGTCGGTGATTACATGATATTTTACATACCATAAAATTTCTTCATAATAAGTCCCCAGCAAACAGCCTATCAAGAAAAACACAAATATTATTTCAAAACAGTAACCTTTGGCAAATACTTTATTTTCATTATTTTTTTCATTCATTTTTTATGACCCTTTAATTTACAAGATATATTATTATCTAAATATTACCGATTTCAATCATGTTTATATTTCATCCAAGATACCGTCAAGGATTTCAATACAATTATCTATATCCCCTTTGGAAACAATAAGAGGCGGAACAAATCTGATTATGTTTACTCCCGAATTAAGTAACAACAAACCTTTGGAAAGAGCACTATTTATTATATCCGCTACCGGGAATTCAAGTTCCATTCCAAGCATCAAACCAACACCCCTTACGTCGGTTATGAAAGGATATTTCTCTTTTAAGCTCTCTAGTTTTGATTTTAAATATTCCCCTTGCTCTTTTACGTTATCAAGTATACCCTCGTTTAAAATCTTGTTTACAACGTATTTGCTTGCCGTAGAAGCAAGTGCATTTCCTCCGAAGGTAGAAGCATGGTTGCCTGGTTCGAAACCTTTAGCTTTATCTTCGCTTACCAAAATCGCACCTATAGGGAAACCTCCTCCGAGACCTTTCGCCATTGCCACAACATCGGGAACTACATCGAAATATTCATAAGCAAATAAGTATCCCGTCCTGCCTATACCGCACTGAACTTCGTCGAATATAAGAAGTATATCCAGTTCGTCACATAACTTTCTTACCTTTTGTAAAAATTCTTTAGTTGCGGGTCTGATACCGCCTTCTCCCTGTACGGGTTCGAGGATAATACCGCAGGCACCGCTCCTAGCTTCTTTTTCCAAGGCTTCATAGTCCATAAAATCAACATGAGTCACATCGGGTAAGATAGGTCCCAGACCCTTTTGATACTTAAGCTGTCCCGTTGCGGTTATGGAACCGAAAGTCCTGCCGTGAAAAGAATTCTTCATTGCGATTATCTTAGTTTCTTTATTTTTAAATTTATAAGCATAAAGTCTTGATAA
This region of Anaerofustis stercorihominis DSM 17244 genomic DNA includes:
- a CDS encoding aspartate aminotransferase family protein, translating into MEDTVKTGSEVLMNTYGRIPVVFDRGEGVYLYDDKGNKYLDFVAGIAVNALGYNDEGLNNALSEQMKKLYHVSNLYYTKANVEAAKLLVDNSKLDRVFFCNSGAEATEAALKLSRLYAYKFKNKETKIIAMKNSFHGRTFGSITATGQLKYQKGLGPILPDVTHVDFMDYEALEKEARSGACGIILEPVQGEGGIRPATKEFLQKVRKLCDELDILLIFDEVQCGIGRTGYLFAYEYFDVVPDVVAMAKGLGGGFPIGAILVSEDKAKGFEPGNHASTFGGNALASTASKYVVNKILNEGILDNVKEQGEYLKSKLESLKEKYPFITDVRGVGLMLGMELEFPVADIINSALSKGLLLLNSGVNIIRFVPPLIVSKGDIDNCIEILDGILDEI